In a genomic window of Candidatus Kaelpia imicola:
- a CDS encoding lipid-A-disaccharide synthase N-terminal domain-containing protein, protein MNIKFWLLVGFLGQIMFSMRFLIQWLASEKKKKSIVPISFWYFSIAGGILLLSYAIFRKDPVFILGQSMGVIIYSRNLYLIHKKYQVD, encoded by the coding sequence ATGAATATAAAGTTCTGGCTTCTGGTGGGTTTCTTGGGGCAGATAATGTTCTCTATGCGTTTTTTAATTCAGTGGCTTGCATCTGAGAAAAAGAAGAAGAGTATAGTTCCGATATCTTTCTGGTATTTTAGCATAGCAGGAGGAATATTACTTCTAAGTTATGCTATATTCCGCAAAGACCCTGTTTTTATATTAGGACAGTCAATGGGTGTAATCATATATTCGCGTAACCTGTATCTAATACATAAGAAATATCAAGTCGATTAA
- a CDS encoding ATP-binding protein, producing the protein MAEILTNPFTPQSGLEPKILGGREQLVKDFSSLLQRRREREYFHLLLLGEWGRGKTSLLKCYKRVSQNEASKAVYTSLAKSGPRDSYRDVLSSIVEEISFGLGLNIDLSLFQNRSKNIAILLVEVLKNIFKGSNSQMLVVLVDDIQNISDMPKVLDLLRLALSNEDLIKETNILFVLASTPSGWANFLKRYDPIGRFFRKKQILNKLSKDSLTTTVKNTLSGTGVIFEGSIIANCWDYSEGHPYELQLLANHLYDNQIKGVVSEECWEVSLLNTLKDLGIEYFSSLYDKASEREKELLYIFAEKRDYLSLSQLRDVIIFEKKIKNYPVSNIKNFVYRLVDKDLILRRNDKKYRILDRMFAEYILRFR; encoded by the coding sequence ATGGCTGAAATACTGACCAATCCTTTTACTCCGCAATCAGGTCTTGAACCAAAAATCTTAGGCGGGAGAGAGCAGCTGGTTAAAGATTTCTCTAGCCTCTTGCAAAGGAGGAGAGAGAGAGAGTATTTTCATCTACTACTTTTAGGAGAGTGGGGAAGAGGTAAGACTTCTCTTCTTAAATGTTACAAGAGAGTCTCTCAGAATGAAGCTTCTAAAGCAGTGTATACCTCTTTAGCTAAAAGCGGTCCTAGAGATTCTTATAGAGATGTTCTGTCGTCAATTGTTGAGGAGATATCTTTTGGGCTCGGTTTAAATATCGACCTCTCTCTTTTTCAGAATAGATCAAAAAATATAGCCATCTTGCTTGTTGAAGTGTTGAAGAATATTTTTAAAGGTTCAAACTCCCAGATGTTGGTAGTTCTAGTCGACGATATTCAGAATATCTCTGATATGCCTAAAGTTTTAGATCTCTTGAGGCTTGCCCTCTCAAATGAAGATTTGATAAAAGAGACTAATATTCTTTTTGTGCTTGCCTCAACCCCTTCGGGCTGGGCTAATTTTTTAAAGAGATATGATCCTATAGGTAGATTTTTTCGAAAAAAACAGATACTAAATAAACTCTCAAAAGATAGCCTTACAACTACAGTAAAGAATACTCTTAGTGGTACAGGGGTTATCTTTGAAGGCAGCATTATAGCTAATTGCTGGGATTACTCTGAAGGCCATCCATATGAGCTGCAGCTTCTGGCGAATCATCTTTATGATAATCAGATAAAAGGGGTTGTGAGTGAAGAGTGCTGGGAGGTTTCGTTGCTCAATACATTAAAAGACCTTGGGATTGAATACTTCTCTTCACTATATGATAAGGCCAGCGAGAGAGAGAAAGAACTGCTTTATATATTTGCAGAGAAAAGAGATTACCTTAGCCTCTCTCAGCTAAGAGATGTAATTATATTTGAGAAGAAGATAAAAAACTACCCTGTCTCCAATATTAAGAACTTTGTCTATAGGTTAGTAGATAAGGATCTTATTCTACGGCGGAATGATAAAAAATATAGAATCTTAGATAGGATGTTTGCAGAATATATTTTAAGGTTTAGATAA
- a CDS encoding glycosyltransferase family 39 protein — protein sequence MKTIGLVLISASILFFFLGHLSLIDPDEGRYAESAREMMNSNQYLIPLLNSAPRINKPILFYWTIVASYKIFGVNEFAARFPSALSGLGLILGLYLFVKEEKKEKRSFIPMLVLLSSPAFLISSRIAITDMLFTTFIIFSIFTFWLGLGNKKFIFLSFIFAGLSLATKGPAGVLLIFLSILLFSIIERDRSYFKRLFNPWGIMIMLLIGGGWYLMLFFKIGQADFFELIREETLGRFQEGFVHREPFYYYIPLIFAGFIPWSFFFFRLRKSDLSTRLNRFLICYVFVAVLFFSLCKSKLPTYILSIFPLLAIVLGDSIERAWEKRTKAGLFFFFTLTAVSLALRFIPPNFIDVGVSLSFYSIALIIFLIAVPLLMLYKKKLKIQFLYLFLSPVLIYFYLLLSYGDAFSNYRSTESLFRERDLNAETIYTWKFFKPSILFYSKSKVKEIEGIEDFKGNYIITPKKELSFLKERLPSFEIISETDKYYLVKVQKLQK from the coding sequence GTGAAAACAATAGGCCTTGTTTTAATCTCTGCATCTATCCTCTTTTTTTTCCTGGGTCATCTCTCTTTGATAGATCCCGACGAGGGCCGTTATGCAGAGTCTGCCCGAGAGATGATGAATTCCAATCAATATCTTATTCCTCTTCTTAACTCAGCTCCGCGGATTAATAAGCCGATACTTTTCTACTGGACGATTGTAGCATCTTATAAAATATTCGGTGTTAATGAGTTTGCAGCTCGTTTTCCCTCGGCTTTGTCAGGTTTGGGTCTCATTTTGGGACTATACTTGTTTGTAAAAGAAGAGAAAAAAGAGAAGAGGTCTTTTATCCCGATGTTGGTATTATTAAGCTCGCCTGCTTTCTTAATAAGTTCGCGTATCGCTATAACAGATATGCTTTTTACGACTTTTATTATTTTTTCTATCTTCACTTTTTGGCTTGGCTTGGGTAATAAGAAGTTTATATTTTTGTCTTTTATCTTTGCCGGGCTATCCTTGGCTACTAAAGGTCCGGCAGGGGTGCTGTTAATTTTTCTCTCTATCTTACTATTCTCTATTATTGAAAGAGATAGGTCTTATTTCAAAAGGCTCTTCAATCCCTGGGGAATTATGATTATGCTTTTGATAGGGGGAGGATGGTATTTGATGCTTTTCTTTAAAATAGGCCAAGCCGATTTTTTTGAGCTTATAAGAGAAGAGACATTAGGGAGGTTTCAAGAGGGTTTTGTGCATAGAGAGCCTTTCTACTATTATATTCCTTTGATATTTGCAGGTTTTATACCTTGGTCTTTCTTTTTTTTCAGGTTAAGAAAATCTGATTTATCAACAAGATTGAATAGATTTTTAATCTGTTATGTTTTTGTAGCAGTTCTGTTTTTCAGTCTCTGCAAAAGTAAACTTCCAACCTATATTCTATCTATCTTCCCGCTATTAGCCATAGTGCTTGGCGATAGTATAGAGAGGGCTTGGGAGAAAAGGACAAAAGCGGGATTGTTTTTCTTTTTCACGTTGACAGCTGTTAGCTTGGCTCTTAGATTCATCCCCCCGAATTTTATAGATGTCGGGGTAAGTCTGTCTTTCTACAGCATAGCTTTGATAATCTTTCTCATAGCCGTCCCTCTATTGATGCTGTATAAAAAAAAGCTTAAGATCCAGTTTCTATACCTTTTTCTATCCCCTGTTCTGATATACTTTTATCTCTTGCTATCTTACGGAGATGCATTCTCTAATTACCGCTCGACTGAGAGTCTCTTTAGAGAGAGAGATTTAAATGCTGAGACTATATATACTTGGAAATTCTTTAAACCCAGCATTCTCTTTTATTCCAAGTCTAAAGTGAAGGAGATAGAAGGAATAGAGGATTTTAAAGGTAACTATATTATAACCCCTAAGAAAGAGCTCTCTTTTTTGAAGGAGAGATTGCCCTCTTTTGAGATAATATCCGAGACAGATAAATATTATTTGGTTAAGGTACAAAAGTTACAAAAATAG
- a CDS encoding ATP-binding protein, with product MNCKICGNKASFKLKSHNLKLCEEDFKVFLDRQFRRAITDMKMFNRQESILVAVSGGKDSLLCWHLINKLAYRSEGVFLDLGIEGFSSASKDKIFKFAKERELKFKVLKVEELTGLDIRMMLKKKRFCAVCGMVKRYWLNRYAYENGFSVIATGHNLEDESAVLLGNILHWQLGYIRRQSPRLDAVGSKLIRRVKPLYKMSEYEIRTYARLEGIDYLSDSCPFKKGNTQDIYKEALSLIEEYSPGTRNNFLFQFLDKKEDIFEKEESVQLNECSKCGMLTTQETCSYCKLIGKEKARYELQEK from the coding sequence ATGAATTGTAAAATCTGCGGTAACAAAGCTTCTTTTAAATTAAAGAGTCATAATTTAAAACTCTGTGAAGAGGATTTTAAAGTTTTTCTGGACAGACAGTTTAGGCGTGCAATAACAGATATGAAGATGTTTAACAGGCAGGAGTCTATTCTTGTTGCTGTCTCAGGAGGTAAAGATTCGCTTCTCTGCTGGCATCTCATTAACAAGCTGGCCTACAGGAGTGAGGGTGTTTTTTTAGACTTAGGCATAGAAGGCTTTTCCAGTGCCAGCAAAGATAAAATATTTAAGTTTGCAAAAGAGAGAGAGCTTAAGTTTAAAGTATTAAAAGTTGAAGAGTTGACAGGACTTGATATAAGAATGATGCTGAAAAAGAAAAGGTTCTGTGCAGTATGCGGGATGGTTAAAAGATATTGGTTGAATAGATATGCTTATGAGAATGGCTTTAGTGTTATAGCTACAGGACATAATTTGGAAGATGAGAGTGCAGTTCTTCTTGGCAATATACTGCACTGGCAGTTGGGCTATATCAGAAGGCAGTCTCCCAGGCTTGATGCAGTTGGTTCTAAGCTTATCAGGCGGGTAAAGCCGCTCTATAAGATGAGCGAATATGAGATAAGGACTTACGCTAGATTAGAAGGCATAGATTACCTTAGTGATAGTTGCCCGTTCAAAAAAGGTAATACTCAGGATATATATAAAGAAGCCCTCTCTTTAATAGAAGAATATTCTCCAGGTACAAGAAACAATTTCCTATTTCAGTTTTTGGATAAAAAGGAAGATATATTTGAGAAAGAGGAGAGTGTTCAATTAAATGAATGTTCTAAGTGTGGTATGTTGACAACTCAAGAGACCTGTTCATATTGTAAATTGATAGGAAAGGAGAAAGCTAGATATGAGCTTCAAGAAAAATGA
- a CDS encoding prepilin-type N-terminal cleavage/methylation domain-containing protein, with amino-acid sequence MRQNKAFTLIELIILITILGFVVLISVPNIDSYLDARIYSCAQKISSDIRYTQYLSIAEHESYGLEFNAAANYYRVYEVDTGNPATDPYSRANMELDLDTTGEYKGVSISSVNIDASNELRFSSLGEPLDSSGNDLSAVGTIALNYRGRSKTIMIYPVTGWVEVQ; translated from the coding sequence ATGCGGCAAAACAAGGCCTTTACTTTGATTGAGCTTATAATTCTTATCACAATCTTAGGTTTTGTAGTACTGATATCTGTGCCTAATATTGATTCTTATTTGGATGCCAGGATATATTCCTGTGCTCAGAAGATAAGTTCTGACATAAGATATACTCAGTATCTCTCTATCGCAGAGCATGAGAGCTATGGCTTGGAGTTCAATGCTGCGGCTAATTATTATCGAGTCTATGAGGTTGATACAGGCAATCCGGCTACAGATCCTTATAGCCGGGCTAATATGGAATTAGATTTGGATACAACAGGGGAGTATAAAGGGGTTAGCATTAGTTCTGTAAATATAGATGCTTCAAATGAGTTAAGGTTTTCATCTTTGGGTGAGCCTTTGGATTCATCCGGTAATGATTTATCGGCAGTAGGCACGATAGCTTTAAATTATAGGGGCAGGTCTAAAACAATTATGATATATCCTGTAACAGGGTGGGTGGAGGTTCAGTGA
- a CDS encoding tRNA (adenine-N1)-methyltransferase: MSFKKNELVIVRDDKNKTYLQRLDIKGRFQSHVGIVYHKDIIGKEEGEAFLTSTNREVTVFYPTLNDFIQKMSRKTAIIHPKDIGVILFWADIKPGDRIVEAGTGSGALLLALSRYVGREGHIYSYDNRSELQDVARKNLEKFYNKFPGNVTLKQQDIANGIDEDSLDAIVLDFSQPWEVIPEAVNSLRRGGSFSSYVPTIIQAERFVKEIEVTESFLDIEIVEVLIRPWQIKGYSVRPQHRMVGHTGFMVFARFKGSLNTKK, from the coding sequence ATGAGCTTCAAGAAAAATGAACTTGTTATAGTGAGGGATGATAAAAATAAAACCTATCTCCAGAGACTGGATATTAAGGGCAGGTTTCAGTCTCACGTGGGCATAGTCTATCATAAGGATATAATCGGGAAGGAAGAGGGGGAGGCGTTTTTAACGTCTACAAATAGAGAGGTTACGGTATTCTACCCCACCTTAAATGATTTTATACAGAAGATGAGCAGGAAGACAGCCATAATACATCCTAAGGATATAGGGGTGATACTTTTCTGGGCGGATATTAAGCCGGGAGACAGAATAGTTGAAGCAGGCACAGGTTCCGGAGCGCTGCTTTTAGCGTTGAGTCGTTATGTAGGCAGGGAAGGTCATATATATTCATATGACAACCGTTCTGAGTTGCAGGATGTTGCACGGAAAAATTTAGAGAAGTTCTATAATAAATTCCCCGGCAATGTGACCTTAAAACAGCAGGATATTGCCAATGGGATAGACGAGGATAGTTTGGATGCTATAGTACTGGATTTCTCTCAACCCTGGGAGGTTATACCTGAAGCAGTTAACTCCTTACGAAGAGGAGGGAGCTTCTCCTCTTATGTACCGACCATTATTCAGGCTGAGAGGTTTGTTAAAGAGATAGAAGTAACTGAATCTTTCCTGGACATAGAGATAGTTGAGGTATTAATTAGGCCTTGGCAGATAAAGGGTTATAGCGTTAGGCCGCAGCATAGGATGGTAGGCCATACAGGTTTTATGGTCTTTGCCAGATTTAAAGGCTCTTTGAATACTAAAAAATAA
- a CDS encoding radical SAM protein: protein MNPEDCIKYADIINIGEGYISLPKLVKSITEDWHDVTIPNIWIKDKTHIIKNKTNFLIKDLDTIPFADYSDDNKLFIDNNKIYYTNYNNHINKKYHIMSSLDCPFSCSFCCNNQLKYKNASIRRRTVENIIQELEIAKKIYQFQYVEFWDDVFTIDLNWLQAFTDEYKKRVNLPAFCYSQASTVNEDIVNKLHEAGIKKVTLGIQSGSERIRKESYNRYGTNKQIIEAANLFNKHKIFVNYDFIIGNPEETNNDMKKSFELILKLPHPLALSVSSLLYFPNCEITVRHLKNNLITRKDVEDISKKALKKFGLLIKLNSNKNYCYWSFMYFLAGYIKLTKTFKEILISKRFYKFSILIIVPIYYILQTMVYLQRKYPIFKRKVHL, encoded by the coding sequence ATGAACCCAGAGGACTGCATAAAATATGCTGATATAATAAACATAGGAGAGGGCTATATTTCATTGCCAAAATTGGTCAAGTCAATAACTGAAGATTGGCATGATGTCACAATACCTAATATTTGGATCAAAGACAAAACGCACATCATCAAAAATAAAACAAATTTTCTAATAAAAGATTTAGATACAATACCTTTTGCTGACTATAGTGATGACAATAAATTATTTATAGACAACAATAAAATCTACTATACAAATTATAATAATCATATAAACAAAAAATATCACATCATGTCATCTTTAGACTGCCCATTTTCTTGCTCTTTCTGTTGTAACAATCAACTTAAATATAAAAATGCCTCTATCAGACGCAGAACCGTAGAAAATATCATTCAAGAATTAGAAATAGCAAAAAAAATATACCAGTTCCAATATGTCGAATTTTGGGATGATGTTTTTACAATAGATCTTAATTGGTTGCAAGCATTTACAGATGAATACAAAAAAAGGGTAAACCTTCCAGCTTTTTGCTACTCTCAAGCATCAACCGTTAATGAGGATATTGTAAATAAACTACATGAAGCAGGAATAAAGAAAGTTACTTTGGGCATACAGAGTGGCTCAGAGAGAATTCGTAAAGAAAGTTACAATAGATATGGAACAAATAAACAAATAATAGAAGCCGCTAATTTATTTAATAAACATAAAATATTTGTAAACTACGATTTCATCATAGGAAATCCCGAAGAAACCAATAATGACATGAAAAAGTCATTTGAGCTTATTTTAAAACTGCCTCATCCGTTAGCGTTGTCTGTTTCATCTTTATTATATTTTCCTAACTGTGAAATAACAGTTAGGCATTTAAAAAATAATCTAATTACCCGAAAAGATGTTGAAGATATTTCAAAAAAAGCCTTAAAAAAATTCGGATTATTAATTAAGTTAAACAGCAATAAAAACTATTGTTATTGGAGTTTTATGTATTTCTTAGCCGGATATATTAAATTAACAAAAACTTTTAAAGAAATACTTATTAGCAAAAGATTTTACAAATTTTCAATACTAATTATTGTCCCTATTTATTACATATTGCAGACAATGGTCTATTTACAAAGAAAATATCCTATATTTAAAAGAAAAGTACATCTATAA
- a CDS encoding glycosyltransferase family 2 protein, with the protein MKISFVIPVYNEEENIPILYGELKDVINSAGVEPEIIFIDDGSTDKSLDIIKSIKREDQTVKVISFKKNYGQSSALKVGFDRASGDIIATMDSDLQNDPAEILKLISYLEKGYDVVSGWRKNRADSFKKRFASKIANNIRNKIIKDGIKDTGCMLKVYRRDVLTRIEMFRGFHRFLPILLKLHGASVVEVEVNHRKRKFGKSKYGIKNRIFKSLVDTFIVLWMKKNYIEPHIKEEL; encoded by the coding sequence ATGAAAATCTCATTTGTAATCCCGGTATATAATGAAGAAGAGAATATACCGATTCTCTATGGAGAGCTTAAAGATGTTATAAATTCTGCTGGCGTTGAGCCTGAGATTATCTTCATAGATGATGGTTCTACTGATAAGAGCTTGGATATTATCAAAAGTATAAAGAGAGAAGACCAAACCGTTAAGGTCATATCTTTTAAAAAGAATTATGGACAATCCAGCGCTTTAAAAGTAGGTTTCGACAGAGCAAGCGGTGATATTATAGCGACTATGGATTCAGATTTGCAGAATGATCCTGCTGAAATTCTAAAGTTGATCTCTTATCTTGAGAAAGGTTATGATGTTGTTTCAGGGTGGAGGAAAAATAGAGCGGACTCTTTTAAAAAGAGATTTGCGTCAAAAATAGCAAACAATATAAGAAACAAAATTATAAAAGATGGTATCAAAGATACAGGCTGCATGCTTAAAGTATACAGAAGGGATGTTTTGACTAGAATAGAGATGTTTCGCGGTTTTCACAGATTTCTTCCTATCTTGCTTAAGCTCCACGGGGCATCTGTTGTAGAGGTTGAGGTCAATCATAGGAAGAGAAAGTTCGGTAAGAGCAAATATGGAATAAAGAATAGGATATTTAAATCTCTAGTAGATACATTTATTGTTCTCTGGATGAAGAAGAATTACATTGAACCTCATATTAAGGAGGAGTTATGA